GTCGAGCGCGAGACGCTGGCGCCGGTTCGCCGCGGCGGTCCGGTTTCGGTCGGTGTCGGCGGCGGCACCGGCAGCTATGGCTCGGGCCTGGGCGTGGGCCTGGGCATCAACCTGTCGGGCCCGCCGCCCGAGCAAGTTGAGACCCGCCTAAGCCTCGTGATCCGCGATCGCGTCGGCGGTCAGAACCTGTGGGAAGGCCGCGCCCGCTTTGCCGTGCGCGCCAACGCGCCGCTGGCGCAGACTTCGCTCGGCGCCGCGAAGATGGCGCAGGCGCTGTTCAGGGGCTTTCCGGGAGAGTCGGGCGAAACTATCGTGGTTCCATGACCATCCAGATCAGCTCCGCATTCGATTCCGGCAACATCGAAGTTCTCTCCATCCAGGGCGACGAAGCGCGGCTCGCCATTCGCCGCGACCACGCATCCGACTTCTTCCAGTGGTTCCACTTCCGCGTCTCAGGCGCGCGCGGCCGAGAAGTAACGCTGCGCATCACCGGGCTGAACGGCTCGGCCTATCCGATGGGTTGGCCGGGCTACGACGCGCGCGTGTCGGAGGACCGGCAGTTCTGGGGCATCGCGGCGTCGACCTGGGACGGCAGCGCCGACGGCGGCACCCTCACCATCCGCTACACCCCATCGAGCGACCTCGCCTGGTTCGCCTACTTC
The window above is part of the Novosphingobium sp. 9U genome. Proteins encoded here:
- a CDS encoding DUF4136 domain-containing protein produces the protein MMPIARALLPALVAGTLFSGCATPVGPVEVTRFHLPDTTVLGRGAIRVEPAPGDDGSSIEFRTYAAAVAQELTRLGYSEALPGGPAGSQVALLHVERETLAPVRRGGPVSVGVGGGTGSYGSGLGVGLGINLSGPPPEQVETRLSLVIRDRVGGQNLWEGRARFAVRANAPLAQTSLGAAKMAQALFRGFPGESGETIVVP